In Papilio machaon chromosome W, ilPapMach1.1, whole genome shotgun sequence, a single genomic region encodes these proteins:
- the LOC123723325 gene encoding uncharacterized protein LOC123723325, whose protein sequence is MAPSVSILQANVNHCVAAQDLLIQTAAQWKIDVVIVAEPYYVRDRDDWAGDRDDSVAIVAWRRTGPTPFKSITKGRGWVLASLGGIAVIGVYFAPSRSFADFERMLAEVGALVADAHPTPVVVAGDFNAKSSAWGSPVTDLRGETLADWAVSTGLVLLNRGAAQTCVRSQGGSIVDLSFASPALARRTRRWRVEEGVETLSDHRYIRFDMVSTPADASAVTPDRPLPGEGPRWKVSTLDPELAKEA, encoded by the coding sequence ATGGCCCCCAGTGTCTCGATCCTGCAGGCGAACGTCAACCACTGCGTCGCGGCTCAAGATTTATTGATACAGACCGCGGCGCAGTGGAAGATCGACGTAGTCATAGTCGCCGAGCCGTACTACGTCCGCGACCGCGATGATTGGGCGGGCGATCGCGACGACTCGGTGGCTATCGTCGCCTGGAGACGCACGGGCCCCACACCCTTCAAAAGTATAACAAAGGGTCGCGGTTGGGTTCTTGCGTCGCTGGGCGGCATTGCAGTGATCGGGGTGTACTTCGCGCCGAGCAGGAGTTTTGCCGACTTCGAGCGGATGCTCGCCGAAGTCGGCGCTCTTGTGGCCGATGCACACCCCACCCCTGTGGTGGTCGCTGGAGACTTCAACGCCAAATCGAGTGCATGGGGTTCTCCGGTGACAGACCTCAGGGGGGAGACACTGGCGGACTGGGCGGTGTCCACGGGGCTCGTCCTCCTGAATAGGGGGGCGGCCCAGACGTGCGTGCGCAGTCAGGGCGGGTCTATCGTGGATCTTTCATTCGCTAGCCCCGCACTGGCTCGCCGCACGAGGAGGTGGAGAGTGGAGGAGGGGGTGGAGACTCTGTCGGATCATCGGTATATCCGGTTCGACATGGTCTCCACCCCCGCGGACGCTTCGGCTGTAACGCCGGACCGTCCCTTGCCGGGAGAGGGCCCACGGTGGAAGGTGTCCACCCTGGACCCGGAGCTGGCCAAGGAGGCCTGA